The window ATGAAATACCAAAAGCTACTTACCACGCAGCCTTTCAGACGATTctgctcctccttcacctcctttcccatgatgcattgcGCCTCCGTTCCCACGTTGTGCTGGGGTTCTCGGGCCGGTGTCAGGGGGTCGGCGTCTTCCCTGGTGAAAGCAGAGCCAGTGGGAGAGAGTGTGGTCCTGTCActcctgcaggaggagcagagagggaggttACTGTGGTGCTGACAGCAGAGCTCCAATTATGGTTATGAAGCTTTCccccagtgtttgtgttgtttggtttaaataGCTATGAAACGCAGCTGATAAGACAGACCAGATGATGTAATATTTGGATCTAAAGATAGGCCGCTGACATGAGAGGCTCTCGGCCTGAGAAATATTTGGAAAGCAGGAGATGTTGGAGATGGATGTCAGAACTGTGGCCTTGAGTTACTCCTGACTGTATTTAATATCATAAAAATGGAAAGTGTTCAATCTTCTTTGTCTAGGTAGTGAATAAGGATTACATTACTATCCATTGGCCAGTCCAACACCTTGATCCAGTATAagataaaatcataaaaactaCTGGACAGACTGTAATGACATTTGGCATGAATATTCATGGCACTTCAATTATACAGCACTTTTCAGAATTTCTTTTGAAGGTCCGAAGaccttttatattttagacaTTATTCCAAAGAATGCCCCTTTTCTCTATGCATGCAGCAAGGCTGCAACAACTGTCAATAATTCAGTGTGGACCATGGTGCACAATCAGTTTATAAATAGTTGTAGCTTGGTTCCCATTTCAGCACAGCATTTAAATGTGTCCTAATTAAGAAGCTATTGGTTCTAATGGTCTAAAAAAAGTCTAATGATGTAAAACTGGACTCTTACTGAAGGCCATTAAAGTAACAAtaaatttgttttacaaatgcaataaaaataactaaatattctTGTAAATGTGTTATATCTCGTATTCAGCAGACTATTCAAGTGACGGCATGATTTTAATAGTGAGAAAGAAACCCGGCCGTGTTGCCAACTTGAATCAGTATCAAGACATTATTCACCTACTACAGTAATCAAACACATGGTCAAATTCCAGAGCAGTGCAGAAAACTGAACATTACAAACTAAACCAGTGGGTGGTGAGTGAAGCTCTGTGTGGCGGTTGGTCTCCAGACATCCAGACAGACCGGTGCTTCATTTTGCTTATAATCTTTCACTGATTCAAACCCAAATTCAACAAGGCTAAtcaagagagagggagaaatctTTATACAAACGTCAAATGGAAAAGGCCTTTCATGTCGGGTACCAGAAGAGTAATAACAGAATAATACAGTTCCAGCTCAGTGGAAGCCTTCGGAGGACCAATTACTGGGTGAAATGGCGCATGCACTCACAGGGCCACCAAAGTTGTCGGCGGTATGCTTGGCCTGCTGTCTCACCTGAAAACCCTCTGAAGAAGCGCCCAGCAGTCCTTCACCTCGCTCTGCTTCTGTGTGACGCCGGCAGCCAGGGCAGGATGGAGATTAGACACCTGGGACACGCTCACATCTAGCATCTACCACACACAGGCCTGTAGGTTAGGTAGAGAAGGCTTCTGCAACACACTGTCAGGATCTGAGGATGCAGAGCGGTttcaagtgaaaaaaagaaaaaaatgatgcctACCATGATTTGACTGGCGATGTCCCGTATTTCTCTATCGCCAAAGCTGTCCAGCTCTTTGGATGCAGATATGCTTTTCCACTGAAAATAGATGATATGTATCAGTAAATGTGATCAGAAAGTGAATCTCAGATCAAAATTGAAAGGAAACCATTAAGCCGCTAGGGATGTGTACCATGTTATTAATAGCAAACAAGGTATTATCGGCCTGTTGGTAGAAAGAGGACACTTCCAGTGCCAGCTGAAGATTTTCATGGTGGTTTTTCAGATGAGACTGGACCTTCAGCCAcctacacagaaaataaaacacacaaatcagtCTTCTCTCTAGATTGAACATGTTTCATTCAGCAAACCGGTTCAACTTGAGGAATGTTTTAGGTGTACATTTTGTTGATGTGTTTCCTCTTGctggagatgtttttgacaTCTGTCTTCCCTTGTTTCTCCAGCTTGAGGGCCAAGTGGTTGATCTCCTCATGGAGGTTTCTGTATAGCTGCTCATCCTGCAGGGAAACAGGAGAACACAATCCAACTATGACCTCAGTCTTTACCATACACCCTGGGAGACAAATAATAGTAAGCCATGGATAAATGACTGGGAAACCTCTGAGGAATTGTATTCTAAACTATTAACATATAGGAACGTGTATATTTTTACTTCAAGaatgttgttttgcatttataaagtttctttttttaaatcaatgttctGTTGGTTATTATTAGCTCTTTAGCTTGTTCCATAACGACACTCACCTGCTTCAGATCTAAAATTCTCCTGGTCAGCTGCATTTTGTCAACATTTCCCCCCAGGACGTTTACCAGAGactgctcctcttcctgctgGCACACATAAAAGTCAGTGTTTATAGCCCCCATTAGTTCTTTTCAGAGGCACCGGGATTAAACAACATCAGCCCCGCTACCAAGATGCTGAGCAGAAACAGCCTTCAGCGTTAGGTGAGGACTTGATACTAATGTACAGAGGAAAGGAGTGGAACTAAATGGAGAATGCAGTCTCCTCTGGGGATGGGATGTTTTATAGACTTTATAAGCAACATCCTCCATTACATTCCCACCGCTCCATTATCAATCATTAGTTCCCTTGTGCCAGACATGAACAGAAAGATAAACATAGACCTAAAAACGCAGATTGCTTTTTGATAATGACAGGCAGATGTTTTACACCGGTGAGTATACACAAACAAGACACGTCTTCAGGATACTGAGCTAATTTCCTGTATTagcaaatgctgtttttttgcagcaatTATCCTGGACAACTGTTGATCAGAGCTGCATGTCCAGTCGTATCTGCCTCCGGGCGAACTGGTTTTGGTTTAAGTTGTAACTGTCGGAGAGCTTGATTGCTCTTGTGTTTAGATAAATGGGGAAAGGAGGGGAAGATATTTGAGGAGGTGATCAATATTAGAATCAGATTCAGAATTATGAAAAGGCTGAAATGTCTGGGAAACTGAATTGAAGgggcataaaaataaaaaaaaactcagatttGAAGTATTTCACCCTGTTTCACAATCATGAAACAAGTTGAACTATGGCTCAGAAAATGATGACAAAACAGTTCCAAATGGTCATCCCTCTGCATTTGAATCCACTTCTACccaacagaaaaagacaggaaCGTTTACCTTCTCTTTAATCCATGCCTCCAGTTTATCCACCTTTTTGTTGAACTCCTGTAGATTCTTGGCTCCACCCAGGGCCCTCGTCTGGTTTGCAGCCGTCTGTTTCAGGGTGTGCCACTGGTCCCTGAGCTGGCTGAGCTGCTTCTTCACCAGATCAGAGGTGGGGTTCAGCTTGCAGATCAACTGCTCGCCCATCTTATAAAACAGAAAGTCAGTGCTCATTTTAGGTGTAGCTTAGACGGAGGCGCCAGACTAACAGAGAACAGTGGCCGAGTACATCTGACACCTCAAATTTGTCGGAGTCATTGCTTATGTGCCAGCAGGCTTAACAGATGTCGGAAAACTACCATGTATTTCTTGGATATACCcttgaaaaaaaatcttctggTTCTGTCACTGCCCTTCCTTAGCAGTCAGAGTGTCAGGGTTGGATAATTATCGGCAATGGAccatttccaaacattttctcCCGAGCGAGAAAGAATAAACTGGCTTGACAGAGCCGTCTGGAACACTGAGGGTCTGCTTTTCTCTCCGGTCGACTGGAAATGCCTAAGAAGCCATTATGTTGTGCGTTATGTGATCTGACAAGACTCTTTTAGCACCAAAGACTTTGATAAAGTTTGCATTCAGATCTCCACTACCCTTTAAAAAGGCAACTTGGTTCAGATAGAGTCGGTCTGCACGACGAATTGTTATCTTACCTGGTTGAGTTGAATTAGGGTGTTCTCAAAGTCTTTAAGGTCTCTTTGAAGCGTCTGCGAGGCTTCCTCCCAGTCCTGCAGGGGGCAGCGCTGAATGTTACATCCATCCTTCAGGTCCTGCAGCTTGCCTTTGATCCAGGCCTCCGCCTtcatcacaaacagacacaaatgtTTAGGATGGGCTTCATGCTGTGCACATCATAGTCTACCAGTTACGTCTGTTTATGGACCTGATTCAGCTGTTTGAGGATAGCGcccatttattttaaaggtaaATGAGAGAATGTATCAGCTTTAGAGATTATATAAATGATTTAGTTATGTAACATGGCTCTTGTATGTATAAATCttatatttgtaaatatatttgtatggATCAATATTACTCATggaaatatgacaaaatgatttattttgcagcatTTTCAATGAAATTCATATCTAGAGCTTTCCCAACTGAGGCTCATCTGCACCTACTGGTTGTGTGATATGGACTGTGTGACAAGACACTTAATGAAGTGGTCGTCAGAGTGGTAAACGCAGTCATATTTCTGCTCATGAGGGGAGCAAACAGGCCACATTTTCTTCCATGACTCGGAGTAACACGGAGCCTCAGACACATCAAGAACAGCTCTTTGTTCTCCGATGTCATGTTATGTGTAGCAGAAGTTTCTCTTGGCGAGTGCCTGGGCTCTGTTGCAAAAGGTTTTGTCTCGCAGAGCTGCCTTTTTCTGGCAACATCTGTCTGGAGTGAGAAAGTGCAAGCCAGGTGGTCAAAGTCAGAAAATGTTGGAAAAgtacaacatgtttgttttctgcaaagAGCTCGTTGTGGAAGTGAGTGACCCGCCCAAGTGAagtcaaaataattgaatggaTTAATAAATCAAGTCTGGTTCTTCCGCTTCTCAGCATATCCCGAGTGAGTCATACAAttgatgctttattttttaacagtctTGCTATTGTGTAGAACGTCAACTAACAGTTAGGCACACAAGTGAGTTGTTATTTCCCAAGGAATTTAGTACAACTGAGGAGGAATAATAGGACTCTACAGTAAGCCCTCTTTTTGGATCAATAAACATTAAGACCACACATGACACGGCCTCTAAACAACTCTTCAGATTGAAATGTGATGTCATTTCTCCTCAGAGAGGCCGGTCATTAACTTTACAAGCAACCGTCTGCCGGTGTAGTGGAGGCATTTCTGTGTTGAACAGAAGGAAAAGTGCTTGACTAAACAGGCCTGCCCCTATCTCCCATGGCATTATAATGACCTCATACAGGAAGTCTATGATTcccttgttttttcctctccgCTCTGCACAACAATTGTCTGTTtatcaaaatgtacagtaaGGCCTTAGTCTGGCCACAAAGAATAGACTGCAAATGCATGCAGCTCAGATTGTATCACTGCTTCTGATTCGTTTGTCAGGAATCTATGGCCACACAGGACAACATCTGCGCAGTCAACAAAGAccagatttcaaaataaactctgtgtttgttgattATAATCTATAATCAGAAACCAGCCTTTTTCAGGCTGCTTTTCATTTCTACAAGCTTCAAAGGAACCCAATTTTAGCATCTTCACTGGAAAACGAGCGTTCATATCTTAACACATTATAATCTGTTTACCAACAAGCCACAATTCTAGCCCCTCTAGTAATGCAACTTGGCCCTGAAAAAACTGTGGGAGTTTCTCCACTTTTTCTATCATGAAAATGAGACGGTGAAAGGCGAGATGTTTTGCAAAGCAGCCTTGGAGACAGATGGCCCTCAGTGGGCGCTGTGCTTCTCCATGTGGTGACCTGCTTTGCTCTCCTAGCTTGAAACATTAGGGGCCTTTAAAAGTCTCTCCCTGGAAAACTCACTTCCACTTCTACAACGATGTAATactgaaataacacattttcatcAGCGATAGCAGTCAACCCTAAAAAACAAGCAGCTCCCCAGGTACCAAAACCCCTGATTATTTAAAGTACACTCTCAAATACAGTTAAAATACAAACGGCTGTTTCCTCCAAAAGCAACAGAAATGTAAACTCCACATAAGAGCAAAGGGGCTGCTAAGCTTGTTAACATTAACGACGCAGTACGAGGCTGTTTTCAACACATACATATATCACTTGTTTCCTTCAGCTGACACATCCAAAATGAATTTCTCATTACTGAAAGTAAACAGACTATGACTTGAATGGTTAATGACAAAGCCAACCGCCGGACAAAGTGTCCCTTAGCCgaacctgcagaaaaaaaattccTTGTACATTGGGGTGGACGCAGCGATGAGATAACACAGCCAGTTGTACTGCTTGGCTGAGTCTCCCTGGGCCATAGGCGTGAAGAGATGGAGCCAAACAATGATCTCATCCCGAAATAATTGCTTCACTTGTGGCGgtttcccctccctctcttccctcagCCGAACACAGCTCGCACAGTTCTCGGGGACAAAATAAGAACCAGTTCATATTTTATTCTCCTTGCAGGGTCCTGTGACAGGCCCCTTCCGTTCTGGTTTCATGTGTAACTTGTTAACTTGAGATAAACCTACTCCAGCTACTTTTGATCAGCATTTTTTACATAAGAGATAAGACATAAATGAATCTggtttcattttgaaattatCTAATACAACGCTATCTGCATATTCTGGAAATGTGGAGTGGAAGAGCGCACCcttcacaaaaacagttttaGGAGTTTCCAATTATATGAGGGAACACAAAAAGTGGGAGCTGTGCAGTTCAAACCGACGCTGCATGCGGTATACCTGTAGACTGACCATAATAAACTGTTGATTATGAAGTTGTGTATGCATACTACATTTTACCTGCAGTACTTCCTTGTTGAAGAGCGAGTTGCGCTGAGTGAAGCAGTCACTCTGGGACGTGACCGCTGCCGATGCTCCATTCTGTGTGTGCAGATGACTTTCTCTTCTTTGAGGCTCATTCTGCTGCGATTCAGGCACTGAGATCTGTGTGAGCGCACAACACAGACAATCAAAGTGTTGAAAACATGATGGCATTTTGACTTTAACATTAATTAGATGAAACCTGAACACAAGTTGATGCTTGCCTCTGATAAAACCTATAAgaaagattttttctttttttctttttaccatttAGAGATTATATAAACTTGTCTGACACCCAAGGTCCCTCTTAACAAAGGCCTACTGTCAGCAGTATgtgagatgaaatgaaacacGACTGGCACAACTCCACTAGTGGAGCATTCCCGCTGCTCTCCAATCAGGAAACATCTGGGCACATGAAGGAAGCAGGAATGGACAGATCCTTGGATGTCTGACGTTTTTTAATTGTCAGCTTTACACGTAAACATATCACCTTTAAAAGGATTTTGGATAAATCATGTCATACCTGAAAAGGTAAAAGCCCCACCAGCTTCTCTTGTGTAATTATGACCATTTTGCAGGTATTtccatgaataacacatgagaAGGAGGAAAAGCAAAGTATTGTTGTGGCTACAGAATACGAggtaatgtagttttttttgtcctaaaaGGGGAAATGAGGCCATtgctgtgtcagtgtgttattATAAGCAGCCTCCATGAGGACTTCAGcaagcctttttcttttgttaacaTCTTCCCTGACCTCATGTTTTCCAGTGAGCCCTGCCTCTGCACGGTCTGCTGTAACAGAGCACTTcatccacaacacacacactgatgacttCAACGAGAAACAGGCCAAATCCAACAGCCCATTGACTTTAAACAATATCCTACAATATACATACTATTTTTTCCCCTGTAGGCTGTTTCTTTATTACATTGCCGTTACACAAGGGGACACAACAGGCTATTTGTGTGGCGTTCAAAGACACGTTGTTCACAGACAACTTAACTGGTTTTCCGACTCTGTGTGACTTTGCTCCAAAAGTATAACATAATAAACTGGTTAAGTTTGGCGAACACAGCATATGACTTCACTTCCTAAACTCCAAGAGATCAACTCCACAGCTAGCTAACGTCATAAAGACCGCACTGTCTCACagcaaaactaaataaagtttggaaaaatagaataaatctCAACAAAACACTCTATATCaaaagattatatattttagGCTTTATACATTTAACCTCTATCTACcgagataaaaacaaataaagtcatTATTACTTAAGCCAGCTGTTGGTCATTTTAATCAACAGCATCTTAACTTTACCTGTTGGACGGGTTTCTCCCCGGTCAGTTTCTGCCCTGTTTGTCCTTGCGTGGGCTGAAGTTCATCACTGCTTTCTTTTCTGAGTAAAACCTAAAATATTAAGCAAATAAAAATGAGCAGCCAACCGGTAGTGCTGAAAATAAGTTGAACAAGCTGGACAGGACGACCGAAATAGTGTGaggcaaaaataatatttaggatatttaaagcaaatatttattGATCACGTTCTGTGTGgtacatttctaaaataatatCGCTAAAATAGCTAATGATGAAATGACCAAACACAGTTTGCTCTTGGTATGTAGCTAAATAATTTTTTCACTATAAAGCGCTAAattgtactgtatgttgaaaaaaggataCAAAATGTCTACTTTTCATGCTGAGTTTGAGGTGAATGTCTTTGCTTGACGATTTATTACCAGTTTTTTCGTTAAAACTAAAACTGTTGAAAGAAGAGGATTtaacacaaaaatgacaaaactaaTGTTAGACATATTTCTGAAGATATGTGTAATCTACCTATATGTTGTCTTTATTAAGTAAAACCGCTTTTCATTATACTCCACTATTGAGAGAAATCCCACTTCTGTCTgatctgttttatttccttggttagtatatagtatatatatattggcatATTTGCATTAGTAAAGTGTGTCCTGTACCTTGAAGTGAGAACTGGGCTTGTTCTCACAGCTCACACCCACAATCCTTGGCAGATGTGAAGCTGATGTGCTGGtgacattgttgttgttattgttgttttcagacGTGGACCCTGTGACTGAAAGCTGTGACACCTTGTTCTCTGATCTGTCTTTACTCCCAGAGATTGTGATCTTCTTTATGGACCTTGagacagcagagggagaggCAACGTTCTGGTTCAGGTGGTCCTCAGCTGCCATGTCCTCCTGCTTGTGCTCCACGGGTGCTACCTGCTTCACCGTGGGTGAGGCGAGACAGGGGCCACGTGAGCAGACCTGGGACCGACTGAGGTAGAGCGAGTTCAGGTTGTGCTGTAGAGTGCAGTTATCCAGACTCTGGCTCTGCAGATAACTCTGTGTAAACTCCTGGCATTTTGGCACAGCCGGCACTGACAGCCTCGTCCCAATGGTGAAGGGCTGGACCTTCCTCACAATGCTTTCAGACATTGCCAGTGTCCAGATGAGAAAGCAAAATATGCTGAAGTCCAAACGGGCATAGAGAAAAAGTCTGTCACATCCCTTTGTACACCCTCCACACCAACCAGCTCTGTTTGTCCGGTCTCTGTTCAACAGGCAAGTGGAGGAGGGCTGAACAGAAAGTGGAGGGAGAGCTCAGTTCTCCACCTTCTTGTGCATGTTGAGAATGCACAGCACACAGCCCAGGACAGCTTCCTTGGACTCCTGGGATCGAATGCGGTCCCAGACGTGGCGCAGCGCCGTGCCAATGTGGGCAGCGCCTGTAGAGAGGGTTCTCCTGAGGAACTGTGCCACTGAGCCTGCCAGTCTGCTACTGAGGAGCCTGATAACCAGGGACCGCAGCAAGATGAAAACTGCTGGCATGCTGCCTGACTGTGCTGCgtgaaaagaaaattgaaaaaaaaaaaggaaacagaaaaaaaaggagggggaaAAGAGGAGGGTTGGTTAAGAGAGGGGATGAAGTCaccactctctctgtctctctctctctctctctctctctcttttctctctctttctgtcagcaGCAACAGAGCGGAGAGGGGGCTGTAAAGCCTGGCTGTCAAAACTTCCCCTCTGAACCCTGAACAGAAAATCTGTCCAGATAAGAGGCGACTAATGGAGTCAGAGGGAGAGACCTCTGTCAGACCTCTTCAACCACAGCTTATCCTCTATGAGGTAATATCCTCAGCTGaaacaagctcacacacacccacgctgCCTCTACCTTACCTCCACCTTGAAGTGCTGAGGAACGGATTCAGCCCCGAGGTGTTCTGCTCTGTTAAAAGAAattacaagacaaaaaaaaagtatttcacaggcagCAGGCTCTTAAAAAAATCCAGTTTGAAATCTGAGGAGAGAGTAAGCTTCAGAGGCTCATGTGAGCGCTGTCCGACCTGGAGTGAGAGTGCTTTCCTCAGCTCAGAGCTTCTCCCCATCAGCAAGGAGCAGTTGTCACTCAGGTTCCAGCTGGGAATGGGACAGCCCTGACGCTCTGTTTCTTAAAccacagagctgctggcaggacaagtgtgtgtgtgttgaaggggGGGGAATTACAGTCAAGCAGATGATGACCCCTACCACTCCTTGATGATGGCAAGGGTTCAACAGAGCACATGTTGGGCTGACTGATTGGAATGGCAGGGGTGGCGTGCGTGTGTCGGGGGAGCGGGGATTACTGAGGAGAGCAGACAGCAGGCAAAATATTTTTGCAGGGAGTAGAGTGGAGAATCTGCTTCCTCTGGTGAAAGCTTTCCCCAAAAAAGGAACTCTCACTCTTCACCCAGCTGTTCTCTGACTTGACCCCAGCACATGGTTGAATGGCTCGCAGTAGCTGCTCAGACAGAACAAAACCCAGTCAGTGtttgacaaaacactttaaGAACTCCCAAATATCGACCCATGTAGTACAATTACAtgatatttagaaaataaatacattcattcgTGTGCTCTAAAGTGGTCTGTGttactgtgttgtttgtgtCGGGCTAGAACAGCCAGCAGCAGGACAACAACCCCAGCCGGGCTCCGTATGACAGAGGTAGCCTCAGAGTCGACATGGTTAATTATGCTTTTCAAAGAGCTTTTGATTCACTATGAAGTCATCAAAGCAAGAGTTTTAATGTGTTGCAGCTTGAAATCAGAGATAAATTCTGCGCAGGCTGGGTGGTGTTCACCCAGGGCTTCATGGGTGGAGTTCAAGGGGTTTGGCTGACTTTAAAATGCCATTTCCTCATATTGCTGGGCTCTAAAAGTGTGCGATTTATGTGAGCAGTGGGTACACTGTGTGACAATGACACCACCAGATGCCGCAATGTTGGTTGTGTGCAAGTGGAACAGTTGGAAATGTGGGTTATTTTGAATTTAGGATCATTATTTGTCAGAAggaaatatatacacatatatctTTTTGCAAGTAATTCTGTGTAAAGGCAAACTGAGTGCCCGCTAAGAGATGTTAATGAGAATACTGCAATCCCTAGGTTAACCCGGAATTTAACTAAACCAAGTAATCCAAAATCCATAACATTGATTTACTCCATGAAACTTTTATAACCTTGCAAAACCCTAAAATAAATTAGGCTAAATaagtgtgttactgtgtgtaaCTGTTTGTATACGTATAACAGAATACTGTTTAATCTCCCCTATGAATAACacaatcatatattttttcatattgtgCAACCCTTTCAGATGTATATACATAAAGCCTTTTATGATGGAGgaatgatttttatattttcaaatagcGATATAGCAATCATTTTAGCTACACAGAGCTTACCATTCCACAGAAGTTGCTATTTTACTAGCTTATCTCTTTCACTGTGACACACTCACATTTAGCAGTCTTTGAGACACATTGTAACACAAACAAGACACAACAACACCTCACAGAATTTCTTCAAGCTACTTACCAATCagatataaccagtatagtatagtagagTGATATTTTGGGGGATACACTTATTTGAGGTACTGAGCTAGAGCCATGGCGCCATTAACCTACCATAGCTAAAGGCCATACTAGGGTAGGCAAATGGCCATTTTGGCTAGGCTAAAGATTGGAAAGTTCAAAAGCACACCTACCAGCCCCTCTAAAGGTCACCAATTAACATTTTcaggtttattttgaattttggaGAGAGTCTTTATACTAAGCTAAGTTAAATTTAGCTAATGGCCTCCTGGCTCAAGCCCAGtacttaacacacagacacaagagtGGTATTGATCATCTCAAGAGTCATACAAATAAGATACTTGCCCAATATATCAAAGTATTGCTTTCAACTTATCCCATaaagacagacaataaaaaggGTGGGCAGGTTCGTGGACACATTGCATGCCGTCATGTAAGACTTTTGCTAAAAGTTCACTTTTAGGAATAGTATCTTAATCTCTTCGAACTGAACGCTTTGTGTGTAAAGCCCGTTTTTCCACTTAGCttgtaaacatttattaagGATGGGAAGTTGTTTGCCCACAGAGTCACTGTCTGATTAGATTTGAACCAGGTGTCGAACCTCTACCAACCGAGTCAGATTAGGCTACCGTAACACCTTCCGTATGTTGTTTACCCTGGAATCCCCCCTCCCTTCTCGCAGCTCCCATCCACATCTTGTGCGTAACGCTTAACTTTGCTGCACACATCCGTTACAAATGATTTAAACCTCAGCCTTCATCGTATAGCTCTTAATTTGTGCCATCTTCCTGGCTGTTAAAGACAAGCTGGTTCTGGCCTGATGGCTGATATCATTGCCTCCCAAGATGATAATAAAACCCTGATGCTCTCTCACCACAGGCAATTGGTGATCACCCTCGTTAGATATCTTCCATTTTATAAGAGTCAGTAAATACGACTTTGAAGACTAGTTCAAGGGGTGATGTCATCGAGGCAGTCCGCATGAAAGGAGAGTGATAGCTGCGGCGGAGGAGAGAATATGCATGGGGGCAAGAGGGGGTCTGTACTTTTCCACTGTGTATGTCATCACAAAGGCACGATCGGCCTCCTGGTCAAGTTTCACTACAGATAAGATTAAGTTTTCACTCTGGATTATgatcaagaaagaaaatatttgaaatattaaaaatatgatatgaaaggaacagaaaaaggaaaatacttcCTTTACATGTCAGACATACTTTTTAGTAAGTAGATGGTATCCATAGAGATCTAACCCTAACAGCTCCGAAAAacattgcataaaaaaacattctctaTCAATTTAATTTTAACTAGAACCTTCTTCTTCGTCATGAGAATCAAGTCTCTGTTTATTACTTTTATAGTTATGACTAAAACTGTATGATTTAATGTTGGATGCCAAGCCTGGATCCAACCATAATTCAAT is drawn from Anoplopoma fimbria isolate UVic2021 breed Golden Eagle Sablefish chromosome 6, Afim_UVic_2022, whole genome shotgun sequence and contains these coding sequences:
- the LOC129091899 gene encoding protein myomixer-like → MPAVFILLRSLVIRLLSSRLAGSVAQFLRRTLSTGAAHIGTALRHVWDRIRSQESKEAVLGCVLCILNMHKKVEN